Proteins co-encoded in one Pseudomonadota bacterium genomic window:
- a CDS encoding nitrilase: MFQVAAIQITPVLGDVRTNLKRGIQFMRQVSNDADLIVFPELWTTGYYLSKQAFQQLAETQDGPTINTLREEALRSNSVIISSFAEKDSEGCLYISATIIDQKGELLGIVRKSLLWSRENEIFEMGEIKYPIFQTIHAKIGVLICYEMEFPEPSRLMALEGAELIVCPSVWSVAASRRWDIQLPARALDNTIFILGVNTVGNNSCGKSKLVGPMGDILSEASDSREEVLLRAVDIKSLYWARDENRYLEDYRTKLTPGGKKIPIPII; encoded by the coding sequence ATTTTTCAGGTCGCTGCCATACAGATTACACCCGTTTTAGGAGACGTTCGGACTAACTTGAAAAGAGGAATTCAATTTATGCGGCAAGTATCCAATGACGCGGACTTAATTGTTTTTCCTGAACTCTGGACAACCGGATACTACTTATCAAAACAGGCTTTTCAACAATTAGCCGAAACACAAGATGGACCGACAATTAACACCCTTAGAGAAGAAGCCTTGAGGTCAAATTCAGTCATTATAAGTTCTTTTGCGGAAAAGGACAGTGAAGGATGTCTGTATATTTCGGCTACTATTATTGATCAAAAAGGGGAGTTGCTCGGTATTGTTCGTAAAAGCCTTTTATGGAGTCGAGAAAATGAAATATTTGAGATGGGGGAAATCAAGTATCCTATCTTTCAAACAATACATGCTAAAATTGGTGTTTTAATCTGTTATGAAATGGAATTCCCAGAACCATCCAGGCTGATGGCTTTAGAAGGGGCAGAACTGATTGTTTGCCCTTCTGTATGGAGTGTGGCGGCTTCCAGGCGATGGGATATTCAACTGCCAGCCCGTGCTCTTGATAACACTATTTTTATTTTGGGGGTCAATACTGTTGGAAATAATAGTTGCGGTAAAAGTAAACTCGTTGGGCCAATGGGTGACATTCTATCAGAGGCTTCTGATTCCAGAGAGGAAGTATTGTTAAGAGCTGTCGATATCAAATCTCTATATTGGGCTCGCGATGAAAATCGATACCTTGAAGATTATCGAACGAAGTTGACACCAGGTGGTAAAAAAATTCCCATACCCATTATTTAA
- a CDS encoding glutamine synthetase beta-grasp domain-containing protein: MINLHEIEKKINDVDTMQIFTTDLNGRPVTIQVHVGDIETFFKKGVGFDGSSVPGYGTVDDSDKLLIPLPETFRKVEFKQETLGFLIGKINEEYGERSLLDPRSLLEKVVKQAEDEFGLYFLTAPEHEFFLLTTDEFSKDSHTDNAGYFHADPRDKGEVVKKEIVAVLKRCGIQFEKMHHEVTPSQHEINLGALDPIKTADRTILFSYITKRVAYAHDLHATFMPKPFNGHYRNNRNAKVNWQFTTEDARIKLSRLYPTLDE; this comes from the coding sequence TTGATTAATCTGCATGAAATTGAAAAAAAAATCAATGACGTTGATACAATGCAAATCTTTACAACCGATCTTAATGGCAGACCTGTAACCATACAGGTTCATGTAGGGGATATCGAAACATTTTTCAAAAAAGGAGTCGGTTTTGATGGAAGCTCTGTCCCTGGCTATGGGACTGTGGATGATAGCGATAAATTATTAATTCCCCTTCCGGAAACCTTTAGAAAAGTTGAATTTAAACAAGAAACACTTGGCTTTCTAATCGGTAAAATTAACGAAGAATATGGTGAGCGATCCCTTCTTGATCCAAGATCATTATTGGAAAAAGTGGTTAAACAAGCTGAAGATGAATTTGGTCTTTATTTTTTAACTGCTCCTGAACATGAATTTTTTCTATTAACCACGGATGAATTCAGCAAAGATAGCCACACAGACAATGCAGGTTATTTCCATGCTGATCCCCGGGATAAAGGCGAAGTAGTAAAAAAAGAAATTGTTGCTGTATTAAAAAGATGTGGCATTCAGTTTGAAAAAATGCATCACGAGGTCACTCCATCTCAACACGAAATCAACCTCGGTGCGCTCGATCCAATCAAGACAGCAGATAGAACCATTCTTTTTTCTTACATCACCAAACGAGTTGCTTATGCACATGATTTGCACGCTACGTTCATGCCCAAACCATTTAACGGTCACTATAGAAACAACAGAAATGCAAAAGTCAATTGGCAATTTACGACTGAAGATGCCAGGATAAAACTCTCTCGGCTTTATCCGACACTTGATGAATGA